The Peptoanaerobacter stomatis genome includes the window AGGTTTTTTATTTTATAAAAAGCCTATTTCTTGAGATATATTATAAGGAGGTGCAATTAATGGGAAAAAAAGCTATAGTGCTAAAAGAGCAGATAGTTGAAAGCATAGCTGAAAAGATTAAAAATTCTCAATCATGTGTAGTTATAGATTACAAAGGATTGACTGTAGAAGAAGATACAGAACTAAGAAAAAAATTCAGAGAAGCTAATGTTGAATACAAAGTGTATAAAAACACAATGGTGAGAAGAGCTGCTGAAAAAGTAGGCAATATGGAAAAATTTGACGATGTTAATTTAGTCGGACCGAATGCATTTGCATTTGGAGTAGATGATGCTATAATGCCTGCTAAAATAGCAAAAGATTTTGCAAAAACTCATCCTAAATTAGAGTTAAAAATGGCATATATAGAAGGTGAATTCTATGATGCACAAAGTCTTGACAAGGTTGCCAATATACCTTCAAGAGAAGTTCTTATTGCAAAATTGCTTGGAAGCTTCAAAGCTCCAGTTTCAAACTTTGTATATATGCTTGATGCTTTATCAAAGAAAAAAGCAGAAGAAGAACAAGAATAATATAATAAATGCATAGCTTAATAAATTGGCGTGTATTATTGTATAATGAGTTTAACAACTTAGTATTAAATTGAATGATAGATTTATAAAAATAGAATATTAAACAATGGAGGAATAAAAATGAACATAGAACAAATATTAGAAGCTATTGAAAATATGAAAGTTCTTGAATTAAATGAACTTGTTAAAGCAGCAGAAGAAAAATTCGGAGTATCTGCATCAGCACCTGTAGTAGTTGGAGCAGTTGCAGGTGGAGCAGAAGCAGCAGAAGAAAAAACTGAATTTGATGTAATATTAGCAGATGCTGGAGCATCAAAAGTAGGAGTTATAAAAGTAGTTAGAGAAATAACAGGTCTTGGATTAAAAGATGCTAAAGATTTAGTTGATGGAGCACCAAAACCACTTAAAGAAGGAGTTTCTAAAGAAGAAGCTGACGATATAAAAGCTAAACTTGAAGCTGCAGGAGCAAAAGTAGAAGTTAAATAGTTTATATAAAAAAATACCGCTTTTTTAAAGCGGTATTTTTTTATATAACTAAAACTCCCTCGCTATGATGCGAGGGAGTTTAAAAAAGACTGAACTGACGAATGCTTATATTTGTTATCTTGAAAGGTTTCCTCTAAGTCTGTCATCTTTGTAATCAAAAGAACCTAATTGTTTGCTGTTGTTTGATTCATCATATATTGTGAAGTAAACATTTACATTTTTGAACGGCTCTTTTTTTGTTATTTCTCTACCTACATCTTCAAGAAGACGTGTTAATTGTCTGTCGTTATCTTTTAATGCAGTTACATCATCATTGGAAAGTCCTTTGATATATACTTCTGCTTCAAAATCTCTTTTATATCTGAAACTGTAGCTTACTGTAAAGTCTTTTCTGTTTATGGTAATTCTGTCGTAGTCTCTGTCTCTGCTTATATCAGATTGTAAATCATATACTTTGTTTTTTATATCTCTGTCATCTGAAGACGGAGTTGATCTGCTGTCAGATTTTTTCTTCAAATCGCTGTTTTCATCTGTAAGTTTTTTTACATTTTCTTCAAGCTCTTTTATTTTTACATCTTTTTGAGCTATTTGAGTAGCAAGCTCATTTAATTTTTGCTCATAATAAGCACTCTTATCTTCCGCAGCTTGTGCAGGCATAACTCTAAGTTCAGCCGGCATACCTGCATTTTGTGGTATCCATTGTACATTAGCTATACCAAGATCGCTCAAAGTAGATATAGGTACATATACTCTTGAGTTAGCTATAAAAGGTTTTTTAGTTATATCGCTTATATATTGAACTATGTTGTTAACCTTAAAAGTAAAAGTATCATAATATGCTTGTTGAGCTACAGGTATGCTTGCAGCGTATGAAGAGCTGAAAGAAGCTAAACCTATTAACAATCCGCAAAGAGCGACGTTTTTTAAAAATTTAAATTTCATAAATTACCTCCGATGTATGATATAGTTTTGCAAATTATTATCTTTAAATATCAATTTTATATTTTTTATAAAAATAACAATTTGAATTTATTCTAATAGTCATTATACTATGTTTTTGTTGCATTTGAATTACAAAGATATTACAATAGATTAAAAAGAATATTATTTTCTTCATAATTGATGGAAATTTACGATAAAAATTAAGTAAAACATATAAATTATTTTTCTTATTTATGATATAATAATTGATATAGTTTTTCTGATTTTCAGCATATTTTGTCATATTATTTGACGAATAATATTAATTAAGCATTCAATAAATTAAGCCACAGTATCTTGCAAAATATAGATTTTAAGGGGGAAAAATTTTGAGTAAATTTAAAAGATGTATAGCGTTTATACTATCATTTATATTGATTTTTACGCTTATACCAAAAGAAGTTTTTGAAGTTTTTGCAGCACCTGTGAACATAACAATTACAAATTTTGACTATATTCAGACTAATAATTCCGGGAATACCAGCGTTAGAGTGGTAATAAAAGGAACTAATTTTCTACAAATGCTAAGTGGAACAAAAGAAGAAAGTGTAATCAAAGATATACTTGTGAAATCAGGTGCAGAGCCTAAATCATTGATGCAAGGAGATGCTGTAACTCAAGGAGTGAAAGTAAATGTTACAGATTCTCTAATAACTATAGTTGCACCTAAGGACGGAGATTTTGCAACTTTAAATATAAATACGAATGCAAAAAACACTATAACAATAAATACAAAATCATTGCCTACGAATTCTTATGATTTTGATGTACAAATAAACAATTTACCTTCAATGTCAGGTAGTTTAGATAATAAAAGAAACTATGTTGGACAAAAGCTTACTATAAAAGGTGCCAATTTTAATGGAGTATCTGATACTGTAATCGCAGGTGCATCACATCAGGCAGCAACAGGTGAAATGCAAGTAGATGCGTCAGGAAATACAATAACTATACCGAAATTGATAAAGGGTACTTTGAATAAAGACGAGAAAATACAATTTATAAAAGTCGATACAACATCTAATACAACAGGAACTATAAGACCGGCTATACAATTTACGGCAGAATATCTTAATAAAATACTTGTCTTTGAAAAATTGGTTGGTATGGACAATCTTGAGGTATTGCCTTCAGAAGGTCCTCACTCTACACCAAGCAAGATAACTGTAAGAGCGAGAGATATGTCAGGCAATTTGCTTAAAAGGATATTTAATTCAAATAATGAATTATATTTGAGAAGAGAAGTTAACGGAAAAGAAGAAAACTTAAAATTAACAGATGTAAAGCTTGTATATGAAGATCCTGATAATACATCAAGTGATGTGGTAGCAATAGAAGGTTGGACACCAACAGGTACAAGACCTGCCCCATCTGTATGGGATTTGGTTGTAAAAGATAAAGGAAATGTATCATCAGAAGGTGTTAAACAAAGAGCGTTCACATTTAGTACATCTAACCCTGCACCTCAGATAACAGGTATATCTCCTGCAGAAGGACCTGATACCGGTGGTACAGATGTTTTGATAACAGGTAAAAACCTCATCAATGTAAATACACCGGGAATAAAAATACCCAATAATTTTAGATTATTGCCAAGTGGAAATGCTACTGTTGAAGATAATGATACGCTTGTAGTAGAATATTCAGTGCCAGGCGGAACTAATCTTAAATACGGAGACAAAGTAGTATCAGGTGTAAAAAGAAAAATAAAGGTAAGAATAGCATCAATGACAAATGCCAACTCCGGACAGATATTCACGCCTACACAAACGCCTGGACCTGGAGTTACTCAAGGTGGTATAGAATACGGAAAATATCACTTTTTGGCAGGAAATGGAACAGACGGTTTGGTAGTTACTACTACAAATGCATCTACCGGAGGACCTCAAGATGTGATATTGGAAATGGATACAATATTTACATTTAATGACAGTAGTGAAATAACAATACCGGAAGCGGCAAAGTATAAATCATTCACATATAATGAGAAAAATCCTACACCGGTAGTAGATAAAGTCGAACTTGAATATGGATATTTCAACGACAGTGCTGAGGAAGGCGAACCTCCTGTTGGTGGAACAGACGGAGTTAAACCGTTGATGTTAAGGATAACAGGGGATAAATTAGAAGCATATAAAGGTGCAGACGGAAAGATGAAATTTCCTACAGTACAATTTGTTTTGCCTGATAATACAGTGCTTCCTGTTGTATCTTCTACAGCAGATGATGACACAAAAGTTCTTGATGAAAAAGGCAATCCGATAGACGGTATATATAATAAAGTTGGTAAGACATTAGTTGTATCAATAATACCGCCTACAAACGGAAAATATGATTTAAGACAATTAATTGGAAGTTCACAAGAACAACCTGGAGGGTATAAAAATTTAGAAGGTATAATACAAGTGACAAACCCTTCAGGAAATCATAATACTACAAATGCGACAGGTTCAAAATTTCAATTCAGAAGACCTGTTGAGACTTCATATACAGATGTAAACAGTAAACAGCCTGTTATAACACAGATAACATCAAATGGAGCTCCACTTAAAAAACTTCCATCAGATGCAGAAACAACAATAGAAATAAGAGTAAAAGCTGTTGCAGGTATATCAGATGCAAAAAAACTAATAGTTACTGTAGATGGTCTTGATATATCTAAAAATATAAAATCAACCAAGTTGGATGGAGAAGAAACAGTAATATCTTTAACTGTTCCAAAAGGTTTTGTAGGAAAATCAAGATTGCAAGTGATAATTCCGGAAGGTCTTATGGATTCTTATCAAATAATTTTTGATAATGTTAGAGGACCGGAGATAAAAGAACTTATACCGGAAGAAGGAGATAAGGGCACTATAGTAGTAATAAAAAGAGATGATCAAGCTAATGAGGTCAGCTTTAAACCTCCAGTAGAAACTTCTTCCAACGAAGCGGAAAGAATAGGTTCAAAAGTATTATGGAACGGTATTGATATAAATGAAATCTTCAACGGATATACTAAAGACGGTGCTGGAAAAGTAGTATATCAGCAAAGTGATACCTTTAAAAATTTTAAACAATCAGATAAAGATGTGCCGGCAGAATTGGTAAACTTACCGGGTAAATATGTGTATGTTGTAGATGCGAATACCATATATTTAAAAATACCGCAAGATGATGCTTTAAAAGAGGGAGAATATAATATACAGATAAAAAATCCCGATGGTAGTGAAAGCAGTATAGCAAAAGTATTTAAAATAGTAGATACAATAGATAAGACAAAAATAGGTACGATAAGTCCGAATGTAGATGATATAAAAGGTGGAATAATCACCACTATAACAGCAGGAATAAAAGATGGAATACAAACTAACTTTAAAGGTGGAGTAGATGTATATATAGGCTCACAAAAAGCTGAAGTTATAGGTTATGATATAGACAACAAAGAAGTTTATGTTAAAGTCCCACCATTAAAAGATTTTGAATTTCCAAAATCATTATCTGATAAGGTAGGTTCATATACAGTACCTGTTACAATACAAAACAAAGTAAATAAATCAACAGATACAATAAATGATGGATTTATATACTTAAACCCAAATTACAAAGTGGAAATAACACAAGTGTATAATGAAAAATATTCTACAGATCCTAAAAATGCAAATGCCAATAAAGGTGTAGAAGGCGAATTTATAATAATAAGAGGTAGCAACTTCAGATTAGAAACTGATGCAAATGGAAATTTTGTATTGCCTAAAGTGATGTTTGGATATAAGCTGTCAGAAACTCCTGTAGCTTTCGGTGCAAAAAACTTAAAACCGGACGGTTCACCACAAACAGATTCACAAGGTAGAGCTGAGCTTGAATGGATAAAAGTAAAAGTACCAAAACAGCCTACAATAGGTATAAACGCTGACGGTTCAGTAAATCTGTTAGTACAAAACCCTGACGGAGCAAAAGCAATAAAAGAAAAAGGCTTTATATATAACAAAAATAATCCAAGCATAAATGAAAAAGCTTCAATATTGCAAGCATCAAGATTCCACGATACTATAACAGTTGTAGCAAAAGAAATTAATAAAGATGGGCTTGTTATAGCATTTGGAAATAAAAAATATGAAAAAGAGCTAAGCTCTACTGAAATGCAAATAGAAACCACTAAAGAAGTAGAAAAAATCGTAGTAAAATATATACCTAATACAAGTCAAAATATAGAAATATATTACAAAAAACCTGACGGTACGTTGGTGCTTATGACAGATACACAAGGTACAACAGGCGGTAAAGCCAGATTAGGGGCAATAGGTGATAAAATCATAGTAGGTCTTAATTGGAAAAACCCTGCATATCATTCAACTGAAATAACTAAAAATCCGGAGCTTATATCTCAGCTTAATACGGAATATATGGAAATATATGCAGAAAATAAAGCACCTAATATAAATACTTTAATAGTCAGAAGAGGACTTGGAAAATTAGTAGATTTTAAACAGGATTCTACAAGTGGAGATGCACAGCTTACAATAGAGACACCATATAATGACAAGTCAGAAAAAACTACTATAACACTTATCAATTCTGACGGTTCATCAGCAACAGCACCATTTATTTTCCATGGAGGTCTTAACGGTCCTGAAATTACAGATATAGACGGAAGTAAGGATAGGGACATCACAATAGAAGGAAAAACTGTAAAAGCAAAAGTATATACGAGTGATTATACATCAGATACAGAAATAACTGTAATAGGTAAAAATTTTAAAGATATAGAAAAAGTGCTTGTAGGGGATAAAGAAGCGGAAGTCGTAAGTGTATCATCAGATTATACGAAATTAAAGATAAAAGTGCCTAAAGGTAACAAAGATGATGTAGGAAAACCACTGCCAATCACAGTAGTTACAAAAGAAGGTACAGGATACTCAGACAAAGCGAATCCTCCTGCTTACTTTATGTATATACAGGCAGGCTCTAAACCTGTAATAGAAAGCGTAACTCCAAAAAAAGGACCTCAAACTGGTGGAACAAAAGTTACTATAACAGGTACTAACTTCAAAGATATAGATGAATTCGGTACAAAGGGAGATATAGAGGTATTTTTTGCAGGAGTAAAAGGAAAAGTATCAAAAATATTAAAAAATGAGAAAGGCGAAATAGTAGGTTTAGAAGCAATTACACCGGCAGTTGATATGATAGATGACAAATCAACGGTTGTTGTAAAAAATGCAGATGAAGGTAAATCTGAAGGTAGCGAATTTAAGTATATTTCACAACCTATTATTGAAAAAATGGAAGGCAATTTTAAATTTTTTGCCGAAAAAGGTGAAGAAGATGATGATGTAAAAGTAACCATAATAGGTAAAAACTTTTATAATCCTTCAAAAGTAATGATAGGCAGTAAGACAATAAAGGTAGATAAAAATAAAGATAACAAAGAAAATGAATTGATGCTCGGAGTAAAATCAGACGGCTCAAACCAATATGTTGAGCTTGAAAAAGATAAGGACGGTAAAGTAAAGGGTTTGGAAATATCTGTTGGCAAAGACAATTCAAATTCATCAAATAACAGCAATGCAAATGCCAATAAAAATAAAAATAATACAACATCATTTACAATAACTGTTCCACAGATAACATTTGAACAAATGGAAAGCATGGTATCAAAAAATATAGTAGTGATAAATGAAGATGGCGGTATATCTCCTGAAGTTCCGGCGGATATTAAACTTCCTGTTCCGCAAGCACCTGTAGTTATAGCCACTCCTGGATACGGAAATACAGTAGGCTTATCTTGGGATTTGAAAAAGGATGACAGAAACAAAGCTACAAGATTTGAGATATATGCAAAAGAATACGGAAGTTCAAATGACTATGCTCATGTTGGAGATTTACCGGCAAATGCAGACACATCAGACTTGAAATATACTTTTACAGTAAAAGATTTGAAACCGGATACCAATTATCAATTCAAAGTCAGAGTTATGAACAAATTCGGTGAGGCTGAAGACTTTGGATATGCAACAGTAAGAACACTTAAAAAAGAAGATGATTATAAAAACAAAGAAAAAGAAAAAGAACTTGAAAGAGCAAATACAAAAGTAAGACAAGAAGGTACAAAAACTGTAGTAGGAGACACTCTCAAATATACAGTAGGAACAAAAGAAAATGTAATAGATTTGAGCAATTATCAAAATGTTGCAAAAAAAGAAATAAGAATACCAGCATCGCAGATAAAATTAGCTCCAAATGCAAACATACAGATAGTTGATAAGAATATGAGATTATCAGTACCGTTTAGAGCTTTTTCATTAAATCAGGTTTCTTCATCAAGTGATAATGCTGTAGTTGTAATAAAATTGCAAAATAATGACAACAAGCTAAACACATATGTAAGCAAAGCTATACCGAAAAATAAAAAGAGAATAACACAAGTCCACAAGATAGATTTTCAATTGGAAGAACCTAAAAAAACAGTTCCGATTAAATTTACAAATGCACCATTAAATATGACACTCATACCAAACAAACAAGTAGGTGCGAGCATACTTGCAAAATATAATGAAAAATCAAACTCATTAGAGCAATATGCAGATTCCGGTGTAACACAAGGAGGATATTATGTACTACTTGGAAATAAATAGAGCAAAGACCTTAAAAGGTCTTTGCCTTTTCCTAACAGCATTTATTATAATTACAACTTCAATACTGAATATCTATGCAGAACAGCCGATTTCATACGGTAATTATCCTGTATTAAGAGGTACTACAAATCCACAAGAAATACAAGAGGATAATAAGATAACGGATGCGGGCAAAGATTTAAGACAAATGGTATTGTCATCAAGATTAAAAGCATTTAAAGTGCAAAACAATAAAATATATCCAAGCAGACAATTGACTAATCTTGATACAATAATTGCACTTACTGCGCTTTCAGGAAATGATAAAGATATAACCAACACTGATAATTTGCAAGAAACGTATAAAGCAAAAGCGATAGAGCAAGGATTTATAACGGAAGAAGAATTAAATAAAAAAGAAAATGAAAAATTTTTTGAAAATAAGACAACTATGCGACAACTCAACAACTATTTTTCAAAAATTATGAACAAAGAGATAAAATATACTTCGCCTACAAATAAAATTGCAACAAGATTAGATTTGGCGAATATGATTTATGAGAATAAACAAGATTTATTAAATAAAGAAGATATATCAATATATTCAGGTCAAGTTATAAGCAAATCACAGATAGTAGAAGACGGAAAGAATAAATCATTGATAACGGTTAAGCTTGACAAAAATATAGTAATAAAAAAAGACTCTCAAGATACAAAAAGAAACACTAATAATAAAAATAATTCTAATACTGCTGAAAAGCCTGAATACTCGGAAAATCAAGTTGATAAGATTGTAGATGACAACAGTTATGATTCCACAGTTGTATCATATCTGAATATAGTAAGCCAAAAGGATGTGCCTATACTCACACCGTCAGGCTTTACAACAGATGTAAATAATATATGGGAACAAAGCCAGATAAACATTTATACCAAAAACAACAATATAATCTATGTTGAACAGTTTACTGTGCCGACATCTGAAGTTGTGGGAGTATTTGAAAGCATAATGAAAGAGGATAAACAGCTTTTATCTAATGACTCATCAGAAAAAGGAGATAAATCAGCAGATAACACAACCAATATAATAAAAATAAAAGATTATAATAACAAAGCTCATTTATATAAATTACATCCGGATGTAAAGATTTTACAAGTAAATGGAGAGATAGGCGATAATATAAGTGTAGAAAAACCAGTAGATAAAGACCAACTCAGCTATGGTCAAGATGTAAGTCTTACAGTTAGAAACGGAGTAGTTACTTCTATCAAAGGTTATGTTCCTGTAGAAGAAGAACTCAATTCATATGTACCTCCTGAATCACAACTAAGCAGCGGAATTGTTTTAGATGTGAATGACAGCAGTATAACACTTACAAATAATAAGACATACAGCATAAGCTCAGATACACTTATAATGAAAAATGGAGAAATAACTGATTATAGACAAATAAAAGATGGAGACAGATTAAAGTTCTTTTTTGATGACATATATTCAAATATACCTTCAAAAATAGAAATAGAAGGCAGTCAAAGGCAGGCGGACAGAATAATAAAAGCAAAAGTTGGTCCATATTCAATAGCCTCAAAATCAATCACATTGAAAGATACAAAAGAATTACAAAACGGACAATGGGTAGATACAAAAGAAGATGCAAAAGCATATGAAAATGTGAAAATAAGAGGAGATATATATGCCAATTCAGCAAAAGTAAATAATAAACTGAAAAATTACAACAATCAGGAGATATATGCAGTTTTAGCAAAAAATCAAGGCATACCTACAATAGAGCAAGGAAAAATAAGATTAGGAGATTCTCTAAAATTTGACAGCAGTATTACTAATATAGATTATTCACAAAATACTTTACAGATAGACGGAAATCTTGTAAAATTTGATGATTCAACAATAATAATAAAAGACGGAAATATTGTAAAAAGTGGAAATTTAGAAAAGAATATAAACAGCAATATAGAAACCAATCTTTTGAAAACTGCTCAGATAATAGTGCAAACAGGTGCAAGTCTTAATATAGATAAATCAGAGAACTATCCATACAAAATATACAGAGGAACTTTAAGAGATGTGTTCGATTATTCAGTATTATTAGGAAATGACATAGAAAACGGACGAAAAGTTAATCACTACTTTATGTGGCAAGGCGGAGTTTGGAACAGATTATCAGAAGGAAAGACTACGCCGAGGATAAACTTTACAGAGCAAACTCAAGTATATGACTTTGACAACAACAAAGCACTTACAATAGATGAAATAAGACAAAAACAATACGCTCTTAACGCATTCGGAATAAGACCTGATTATTTTAACAGACAAGTCTATATTGTAACAAAAGATGATGTAGCAGTATCCATAAATTTCATAAAAGCACAAGGTTATGTTCAAGTCAATTCACAAAACTTGATAGTGGCAAAAGGAGTTGGAGAGTACACATCATCAGATAACAACAATAACAATGGAAATAATAATAACAACAATAGTAATAATAATGCCAACAATAACAATAATAATCAGAAAAAAGAGTCTATAAAACCTGTGCTTATTAAAAATATATATGAATACAATTCAAATACAAACAGATTACAGCCGGTAGCTCCAATAACGACTACAGACACTGCAACACAGCAAATAAAGAAAACTCCTGTAAGAAAATTGATAAACGTTCAAAAAGCGGTTGTAATTTATAACGGAAAAGCAATAATGAAGACATCTCCTGATACATTAAAAGATAAAAATTTGACAATAATATTTAAGCAAAATAGGGATAAAAAAATAACAGACAATATTGAAGAACTGGACGCAATAGTAGTTATAGCGGAATAATTAAAGTGTTAAATAGACAATATGATAATTTATTTTACCATATTGTCTATCATAAAAACAGGAATATAAAAAGAGGAATATATAATGAAAAAATCAAAAATATTTTTATTGTATAGTATTTCATTTTTTATTATGAGTACCAATATATCAAACGCAATAGGTATATATGATGCCGGTATTTATAAAAAGACAAATAATGAAGCCAAGACATATCAATATGAAGAAGTAACTTTTGTCACAGGGAAACCGGTAATTTTAAAAGGTACACTCACAAGGACAAAAATAGATAAAGAAAAAGAAAATGATACATTAAAAAAAGAGATAGAAAAAGCTAAAAAAACAACCAATAAAAATAATAAACAAAAAGAAACATCAAAAAGCGACCCTATTCCACAAGTAACAAATGAAGTTCCCATAACCTACAAAGGCACGAAAATAAATGAGAAATATACACTTTCAGGTGGAGGCATAACCTTGACAAGAGATTTAACAATATCCCCTGTAAATGAATATTATAGAGGTCAGATAGTCCAAACAGAAGAAATAAGTAAAATAAAAGAAACAATAACAACAAGCGGACAAACATATAATTTAGATTCAAATTTATCGGAAATTTCAGAATCCATAGTTATAGATAAAAAACCGGCAATAGATTATTATGCAGGTAATTCCAACTTCTATAAAGTATATACTACAGGTACTGGAAATACCAATACAGGTAAAAAACTAATAATACAGATGGACGGAAAATCATCAGGTTATGACGAGTTTTGGGGTTCAACAGAAACAAAAATAATGAACTATACTATTACAACAGAGCAAGAAGCTGCAACGAATAATACAAGTAATAATAACAACGATAACAACAATAACAATAATGGAAATAACAATACAAATAATAACAATAATACAAACGCAGTAGTAAACGGAACATATACAGTAAAAACATCACAAAATACAATAAAAGACCTTATATACTCAGAAAATGATCCTAAAAAAATATCATTTAGAGGAGGATATATAATAACATCTCAAAATAATGCCGCTATGGAATACACCTACGACATAAACGGCATAACAGGTAAAGGTCAAAGTGAAAATGAAAATCTTCCGGAAATACAAAGACTTTTTGCACCGGTTTTAACAGATGTACAAGGGCATTATGCAGAAGAGGCGATAAAAATAATTACATCTATGAACGGATTTGAAATGGCAAAAAAAACATTTTTGCCAAATGCACCAATATCGAGAGATGAATTTGCAAGAGCAGTTGTAGTTACATCAGGAATATACAATCCAAATGCAAAAAAGACAACATCGGTGCTTAAAGAAGAATTATTTTCAGATATGAAAAAATCGGATTCAAATTATAATTATGTAAAAAAAGCTGTGGACAGCAAAATAATGATAGGAAGAGATGATAATAAATTTGAACCTAAAAGTCCACTTACAAGAGCAGAGGCTGTAAGAATACTTACAAACTCTTTAGGATTGGAATCTTTAATACCTAATGGCAAATATAACACAGGCTTTGAAGATGAAAGTCAGATACCGCCTTGGGCATTCGAATCTGCATATATAGCTCAAGATATAGGGTTGATAGAAAAAGGTGGAGCATTCAGACCTAATGAGTCGCTTACAAAAGCAGACGCAAGCGAATTACTGTTAAGATATATTAATTATATGACAGGCGATTTAAAAGAAGATTATATGCAAAGAATACTTAATTATTAAATTAAATACCCTCACAATTATATCTTGTGGGGGTATTTTGCATAAAAAAATATTAACAAATTAATATATTTTCTATTTTAATTTGTTAATATTGAAGTTTAAAATTAATTATTTTTTACTTTGAAACAGTAAACCACGGACTGTATTCTTTTTCCGGTTCTATCTTTGATTTGTTATTATCAGTGTAGACTTTGACCATAAATACACGCTGGTCCAATTTTCCGTTTATAGT containing:
- the rplJ gene encoding 50S ribosomal protein L10, with the protein product MGKKAIVLKEQIVESIAEKIKNSQSCVVIDYKGLTVEEDTELRKKFREANVEYKVYKNTMVRRAAEKVGNMEKFDDVNLVGPNAFAFGVDDAIMPAKIAKDFAKTHPKLELKMAYIEGEFYDAQSLDKVANIPSREVLIAKLLGSFKAPVSNFVYMLDALSKKKAEEEQE
- the rplL gene encoding 50S ribosomal protein L7/L12 — encoded protein: MNIEQILEAIENMKVLELNELVKAAEEKFGVSASAPVVVGAVAGGAEAAEEKTEFDVILADAGASKVGVIKVVREITGLGLKDAKDLVDGAPKPLKEGVSKEEADDIKAKLEAAGAKVEVK
- a CDS encoding IPT/TIG domain-containing protein, yielding MSKFKRCIAFILSFILIFTLIPKEVFEVFAAPVNITITNFDYIQTNNSGNTSVRVVIKGTNFLQMLSGTKEESVIKDILVKSGAEPKSLMQGDAVTQGVKVNVTDSLITIVAPKDGDFATLNINTNAKNTITINTKSLPTNSYDFDVQINNLPSMSGSLDNKRNYVGQKLTIKGANFNGVSDTVIAGASHQAATGEMQVDASGNTITIPKLIKGTLNKDEKIQFIKVDTTSNTTGTIRPAIQFTAEYLNKILVFEKLVGMDNLEVLPSEGPHSTPSKITVRARDMSGNLLKRIFNSNNELYLRREVNGKEENLKLTDVKLVYEDPDNTSSDVVAIEGWTPTGTRPAPSVWDLVVKDKGNVSSEGVKQRAFTFSTSNPAPQITGISPAEGPDTGGTDVLITGKNLINVNTPGIKIPNNFRLLPSGNATVEDNDTLVVEYSVPGGTNLKYGDKVVSGVKRKIKVRIASMTNANSGQIFTPTQTPGPGVTQGGIEYGKYHFLAGNGTDGLVVTTTNASTGGPQDVILEMDTIFTFNDSSEITIPEAAKYKSFTYNEKNPTPVVDKVELEYGYFNDSAEEGEPPVGGTDGVKPLMLRITGDKLEAYKGADGKMKFPTVQFVLPDNTVLPVVSSTADDDTKVLDEKGNPIDGIYNKVGKTLVVSIIPPTNGKYDLRQLIGSSQEQPGGYKNLEGIIQVTNPSGNHNTTNATGSKFQFRRPVETSYTDVNSKQPVITQITSNGAPLKKLPSDAETTIEIRVKAVAGISDAKKLIVTVDGLDISKNIKSTKLDGEETVISLTVPKGFVGKSRLQVIIPEGLMDSYQIIFDNVRGPEIKELIPEEGDKGTIVVIKRDDQANEVSFKPPVETSSNEAERIGSKVLWNGIDINEIFNGYTKDGAGKVVYQQSDTFKNFKQSDKDVPAELVNLPGKYVYVVDANTIYLKIPQDDALKEGEYNIQIKNPDGSESSIAKVFKIVDTIDKTKIGTISPNVDDIKGGIITTITAGIKDGIQTNFKGGVDVYIGSQKAEVIGYDIDNKEVYVKVPPLKDFEFPKSLSDKVGSYTVPVTIQNKVNKSTDTINDGFIYLNPNYKVEITQVYNEKYSTDPKNANANKGVEGEFIIIRGSNFRLETDANGNFVLPKVMFGYKLSETPVAFGAKNLKPDGSPQTDSQGRAELEWIKVKVPKQPTIGINADGSVNLLVQNPDGAKAIKEKGFIYNKNNPSINEKASILQASRFHDTITVVAKEINKDGLVIAFGNKKYEKELSSTEMQIETTKEVEKIVVKYIPNTSQNIEIYYKKPDGTLVLMTDTQGTTGGKARLGAIGDKIIVGLNWKNPAYHSTEITKNPELISQLNTEYMEIYAENKAPNINTLIVRRGLGKLVDFKQDSTSGDAQLTIETPYNDKSEKTTITLINSDGSSATAPFIFHGGLNGPEITDIDGSKDRDITIEGKTVKAKVYTSDYTSDTEITVIGKNFKDIEKVLVGDKEAEVVSVSSDYTKLKIKVPKGNKDDVGKPLPITVVTKEGTGYSDKANPPAYFMYIQAGSKPVIESVTPKKGPQTGGTKVTITGTNFKDIDEFGTKGDIEVFFAGVKGKVSKILKNEKGEIVGLEAITPAVDMIDDKSTVVVKNADEGKSEGSEFKYISQPIIEKMEGNFKFFAEKGEEDDDVKVTIIGKNFYNPSKVMIGSKTIKVDKNKDNKENELMLGVKSDGSNQYVELEKDKDGKVKGLEISVGKDNSNSSNNSNANANKNKNNTTSFTITVPQITFEQMESMVSKNIVVINEDGGISPEVPADIKLPVPQAPVVIATPGYGNTVGLSWDLKKDDRNKATRFEIYAKEYGSSNDYAHVGDLPANADTSDLKYTFTVKDLKPDTNYQFKVRVMNKFGEAEDFGYATVRTLKKEDDYKNKEKEKELERANTKVRQEGTKTVVGDTLKYTVGTKENVIDLSNYQNVAKKEIRIPASQIKLAPNANIQIVDKNMRLSVPFRAFSLNQVSSSSDNAVVVIKLQNNDNKLNTYVSKAIPKNKKRITQVHKIDFQLEEPKKTVPIKFTNAPLNMTLIPNKQVGASILAKYNEKSNSLEQYADSGVTQGGYYVLLGNK